GGAAATTTTTCTGAGTAAATATTAGCTACACATAATTTTCATCTTGACTCAACTCATCTCTTGGTCAATAATAGTGCCATCTTCAAAAATTAAACTCATGACAAGATGAGAGATATCTATAAATTGAGCATTTACTTAATGTGGGGACATGTTACAATGAAAACTTTACAGTGATCGGTTCCTgatcactaaatatatatagctATCATTTGGTAGCTTATTAGCAACCAAGAGAACTGATAATAAGATACTTAATACTTTAGCTCCTCCTTTTCCATCTCCAAGGAGGTATATTCCACATCCACCATGAAGGGTGATCAAGAACTACAAGTCATCGGTGAGTAAGAATAAACCAGTTCCTGAAGAACTACTTTATGGTATCTTATtgttaaatatatgaaaatacctTCCAAGTGACAACAAAATTACTAtcattaactaatttttttttgcaatattTTCGCTCACTTACCAGTTCAGCAGGGAAAAGAACTAAATCCAACGGTTCAAGATGAAATCAACTCGGTCGGTAACAACCAAACAGGAGTGCCTCACTCAAACATATACAAACGGTGGCTCCGGGTGATTGCCTACACATTCTTTGTCATTTCAGGACAATCAGTTGCTGCAATTCTAGGAAGACTATACTATGACAATGGAGGAAAAAGCAAATGGCTAGCAACTGTAGTTCAACTTGTAGGCTTTCCTGTTCTGCTTCCATATCATCTCTTATCAATAAAAACACATGCAACAACTCATACAGATAGCAAATCAGCCTCACCTAGAAACCGTGTATTAGTTTATGTAGTACTTGGTGTTCTTGTAGGAGCAGGCTGCTACCTTTATTCCATAGGACTGCTTTACCTACCCGTCTCTACCTTTTCTCTGATCTGTGCATCGCAGTTAGCCTTCAACGCTTTCTTCTCTTATTTCCTCAACTCACAAAAACTCACTCCAATCATTTTGAACTCTCTTTTGCTCCTAACTATCTCTTCCACCCTCCTTGCCTTCAATAGCGAGgaatcaaatttcaaaaaagtaACAAGAGGACAGTATGTCACAAGTTTCATATGCACCATTGGTGCTTCTGCCGGATTTGGTCTAGTCTTATCATTACAACAGCTAGCCTTCCGTAAAGTGCTAAAGAGGCAGACATTCTCAGAAGTTATGGATTTGATCATCTACGTGAATCTAGTGGCCAGCTGTGTTAGCTTGGTGGGGCTTTTTGCTAGCGGGGAGTGGAAAACTTTGAGCAGTGAAATGAATAGCTACAAGCTTGGAAAGGTATCCTACGTTATGAACCTAGTGTGGACGGCTGTTATCTGGCAGGTATTCAACGTTGGTGGCACTGGGCTGATCTTTGAGCTTTCCTCTCTATTCTCGAATGCTATAAGCGCTTTAGGACTGCCTGTGGTTCCTGTACTGGCTGTCATTATTTTCCATGACAAAATGAATGGGTTGAAGGTGATTTCTATGATCTTGGCTATTTGGGGTTTCATGTCTTATGTATACCAACACTATCTTGATGACAAAAACTTGAAGAAAAGTATTGGAATCTCAACAGAAGAATCCTCTGACCCATCAGAAGCAGAAGGGTCAAGTGGGAAAAAGATACAGACTTAAGCGAGCTGAAAACAAGAAAGATGAACACAAATTATCTGTGTTGCAACTCAAGTGAAGTCTCAGCGTGATCTTTTTCCTTTCTGCATCATTGTAACAGTTAGTAGGTTTGGCTTGACAAAATAGTGAATTATTGTGATTtagttttgagaaaaaaaactacCCAAATCATATTAGCTCAGTGAAATGGCATCAAAAACTTGAGTTCAATACTTTGTAGCTATGCTAAGTAATTGTCTAATAAAATCTATGTGTGAGGATTGTTCCTAAAATCAGTTTACATCAGGGAGCCAGCATAGTGAGCCCGGGGGTACTTGTTTTGCAGTTGTGGCCATTGAATAAAGAGCTGATCAGCTGTCCTTAACTTGTAATGCATGAATCCACTTAAAGACAGCTTCTTAACTCTTGCCACATTCTCAACATAAAGGAAAAAGATAGATGACCATCTGACTCCCAGCAGCTGTAACCAAAGATGAAACAAGCACTTGGTTATATTATACATACAATGAATAAAACTGTGACTAAGAATCAAATCCAAAacatgttctgtttttttttttttaccacaaGTCCATTCAAGGTCATCCAAACTTTAGAGGAAGAAACTGTGTGATAGAGTATTACTGAAGTGTGTATACCTTGAACTTGAACAAGAAAGCGATCACACATAGAGGAGTACAGGTCTCAAGATCATCGCAAAGAATCTGAAAACGTTCCAACCACATTTAATAATAACCTGATTCAATGAATATGCACATTCACATGTATCTAACTGAAGAAGAGATTGTACTAAACTCTTCTTACCAGAACCAAGAACAATAAGAGTACTAAAAGACCGTGAAGTGTTGGGCTAACTATGCTTAAACCGAAGCTGCATCTGGAGACCAGACCATCTTTGACTTTTGAGTATTAATAAGGATTGGGCTTTGATTTTTCATTGGTCAG
The sequence above is drawn from the Brassica napus cultivar Da-Ae chromosome A8, Da-Ae, whole genome shotgun sequence genome and encodes:
- the LOC106360860 gene encoding probable purine permease 10 isoform X2, which codes for MKGDQELQVIVQQGKELNPTVQDEINSVGNNQTGVPHSNIYKRWLRVIAYTFFVISGQSVAAILGRLYYDNGGKSKWLATVVQLVGFPVLLPYHLLSIKTHATTHTDSKSASPRNRVLVYVVLGVLVGAGCYLYSIGLLYLPVSTFSLICASQLAFNAFFSYFLNSQKLTPIILNSLLLLTISSTLLAFNSEESNFKKVTRGQYVTSFICTIGASAGFGLVLSLQQLAFRKVLKRQTFSEVMDLIIYVNLVASCVSLVGLFASGEWKTLSSEMNSYKLGKVSYVMNLVWTAVIWQVFNVGGTGLIFELSSLFSNAISALGLPVVPVLAVIIFHDKMNGLKKNPLTHQKQKGQVGKRYRLKRAENKKDEHKLSVLQLK
- the LOC106360860 gene encoding probable purine permease 10 isoform X1, coding for MKGDQELQVIVQQGKELNPTVQDEINSVGNNQTGVPHSNIYKRWLRVIAYTFFVISGQSVAAILGRLYYDNGGKSKWLATVVQLVGFPVLLPYHLLSIKTHATTHTDSKSASPRNRVLVYVVLGVLVGAGCYLYSIGLLYLPVSTFSLICASQLAFNAFFSYFLNSQKLTPIILNSLLLLTISSTLLAFNSEESNFKKVTRGQYVTSFICTIGASAGFGLVLSLQQLAFRKVLKRQTFSEVMDLIIYVNLVASCVSLVGLFASGEWKTLSSEMNSYKLGKVSYVMNLVWTAVIWQVFNVGGTGLIFELSSLFSNAISALGLPVVPVLAVIIFHDKMNGLKVISMILAIWGFMSYVYQHYLDDKNLKKSIGISTEESSDPSEAEGSSGKKIQT
- the LOC106360861 gene encoding UDP-N-acetylglucosamine transferase subunit ALG14; this translates as MCFKIVKDGLVSRCSFGLSIVSPTLHGLLVLLLFLVLILCDDLETCTPLCVIAFLFKFKLLGVRWSSIFFLYVENVARVKKLSLSGFMHYKLRTADQLFIQWPQLQNKYPRAHYAGSLM